In Terriglobia bacterium, one genomic interval encodes:
- a CDS encoding DsbA family protein yields MLRRSLIAFLLFCLGCAAQANSPELNQRIERHVRLYLSGKIPPTVGIKAGARTPSADFPNYDKITVTLSEGERKQDLEFLISKDGSSLVRVTKFDLTKDPYAEIMKKIDLTGRPVRGNKDAKVTIVNFDDFQCPFCSRMHAELMQGVLRLYGPSVRIVYKDYPLSEIHPWASHAAVNANCLAAQSGDAYWDFADYAHANQKQITGAQQTPPYTAQFQALDRAATAIAQRHNLQVTPLLSCLKAQSQEAVAKSLKDGASIGVEATPFLFINGERVDGALPLPELQAVINRALRDAGQPIPPAAMASAAQPGSAPQGDAAPEASSAPATNPPPASSAAPTPK; encoded by the coding sequence TTGCTCCGACGTTCTCTGATCGCTTTTCTTCTCTTCTGTTTAGGCTGCGCGGCGCAGGCCAATTCCCCCGAACTCAACCAGCGGATTGAGCGCCACGTGCGCCTCTATCTGAGCGGCAAGATTCCCCCGACGGTGGGCATCAAGGCCGGCGCGCGCACCCCCAGCGCCGACTTTCCCAATTACGACAAGATCACGGTCACCCTCTCCGAGGGCGAACGCAAACAGGACCTGGAATTCCTGATTTCCAAGGACGGCAGCAGCCTGGTACGGGTCACCAAGTTCGATCTCACCAAGGACCCCTACGCCGAGATCATGAAGAAAATCGATCTCACCGGCCGTCCCGTCCGCGGGAACAAGGACGCCAAGGTCACCATCGTCAACTTCGACGACTTCCAGTGCCCGTTCTGCTCGCGCATGCACGCGGAGCTGATGCAGGGCGTGCTGAGGCTGTACGGGCCCAGCGTACGGATCGTCTACAAAGACTATCCGCTGTCGGAAATCCATCCCTGGGCGTCGCATGCCGCCGTCAACGCCAATTGCCTGGCGGCGCAGAGCGGCGACGCCTATTGGGACTTTGCCGACTACGCCCACGCCAACCAGAAGCAGATCACCGGCGCCCAGCAGACGCCGCCGTACACAGCGCAGTTTCAGGCGCTTGACCGGGCCGCGACGGCAATCGCGCAGCGCCACAACCTGCAGGTGACGCCGCTGCTTTCCTGCTTGAAAGCCCAGTCGCAAGAGGCGGTGGCGAAGTCCCTGAAAGACGGCGCCAGCATCGGAGTTGAGGCTACGCCTTTCCTTTTCATCAATGGCGAGCGAGTGGACGGCGCCTTGCCCTTGCCGGAGTTGCAGGCGGTCATCAATCGCGCGCTGCGTGACGCTGGCCAGCCCATTCCGCCGGCCGCCATGGCATCGGCTGCGCAACCCGGTTCCGCACCGCAGGGCGACGCCGCGCCGGAAGCCAGTTCCGCGCCGGCCACCAATCCGCCGCCGGCGTCCAGCGCTGCACCGACGCCAAAGTAA